In a single window of the Gossypium hirsutum isolate 1008001.06 chromosome A13, Gossypium_hirsutum_v2.1, whole genome shotgun sequence genome:
- the LOC107894081 gene encoding 14-3-3 protein 6-like, giving the protein MATSSPREDNVYMAKLAEQAERYEEMVKFMETVVSAVPSSDELSVEERNLLSVAYKNVIGARRASWRIVSSIEQKEEERGNADHVSVIREYRAKIEAELSEICAGILKLLDEKLVPAAKTGDSKVFYLKMKGDYHRYLAEFKTGDDRKAAAENTLTAYKSAQEIATSELAPTHPIRLGLALNFSVFYYEILNSPDRACSLAKQAFDEAISELDTLGEDSYKDSTLIMQLLRDNLTLWTSDMQDDATDEIKEAPKREEEKQE; this is encoded by the exons ATGGCCACCTCTTCCCCACGTGAGGATAATGTCTACATGGCGAAGCTCGCCGAGCAAGCCGAGCGCTACGAGGAGATGGTGAAGTTCATGGAGACCGTCGTCTCCGCCGTACCCTCCTCCGACGAGCTCTCCGTCGAGGAAAGGAACCTTCTCTCTGTCGCATACAAGAACGTCATCGGCGCCCGACGCGCCTCCTGGAGGATCGTTTCCTCCATCGAGCAGAAGGAGGAAGAACGCGGCAACGCCGACCATGTCTCCGTCATCCGTGAGTACAGGGCCAAGATCGAGGCTGAGTTGTCCGAGATTTGCGCCGGAATCTTGAAGCTtctcgacgagaagctcgttccgGCAGCTAAGACCGGGGATTCCAAGGTCTTTTATCTGAAAATGAAGGGAGATTACCATAGGTACTTGGCTGAGTTCAAGACTGGCGATGACAGGAAAGCCGCTGCCGAGAATACGCTCACTGCGTATAAATCTGCTCAG GAAATTGCAACTTCGGAGCTGGCTCCAACTCATCCTATTCGATTAGGGTTGGCTCTGAACTTCTCCGTCTTCTACTACGAGATATTGAATTCTCCTGATCGTGCTTGTAGTCTTGCCAAACAG GCTTTTGATGAAGCCATCTCCGAGCTGGATACTCTTGGAGAGGATTCATACAAGGACAGCACTTTGATAATGCAACTCCTTCGTGATAATCTCACTTTATGGACTTCAGATATGCAG GATGATGCAACAGACGAGATCAAAGAAGCTCCCAAACGCGAGGAAGAGAAACAAGAGTGA